In Desulforegula conservatrix Mb1Pa, one DNA window encodes the following:
- a CDS encoding FAD-binding oxidoreductase — MIFSKKFEPSWTENQPPKGSYRSIFKWGAPERFKHPNARLYNMLKEVFGMTDNDFVKKVKEGNEQVCLPSDKKSLRVLTEEDLKSFISILGKENVETDDFSRVKFSSGKTVEEALELRDGCPVDVSDAVLHPRTKEDVQKVITYCSEHKIPVYVFGGGSSVNLGLRPSRGGITLVMSTHMKRLIELNEENQTATVEAGMMGPDFEKLLNKAPEKLSARRRYTCGHFPQSFEYSSVGGWVAALGSGQSSTYYGDACDLVISQEYVTPAGTFKTVDYPATATGPNINWIMMGSEGCFGVLTSVTMKIFRHMPENRKRFGYIFPDWDKAVSATREISQGEFGLPSVLRISDAEETDVALKLYGVEGTVLDKMMELKGFEKGRRCLCIGHTEGEKGLSSHVKRKLSKIARANGGMTLTGYPTSKWEHGRFNDPYMREDLNDYDIIIDTLETSVKWDNLHHVHKSVREFIKKRPATVCMTHCSHFYPQGTNLYFIFIGRFSSMQEYKNFQTGIIERINASGGSLSHHHGVGKMIGPWMESHLGKEQIDILKALKRHFDPENIMNPGGQMSIT, encoded by the coding sequence ATGATTTTCAGCAAAAAATTTGAACCCTCATGGACAGAAAACCAGCCGCCCAAAGGTTCTTACAGATCAATATTCAAATGGGGCGCTCCTGAAAGATTCAAACATCCCAACGCCAGGCTTTATAATATGCTGAAAGAAGTATTCGGCATGACTGATAATGATTTTGTAAAAAAGGTTAAGGAAGGCAATGAGCAGGTTTGTCTTCCATCCGATAAAAAATCATTAAGAGTCCTTACTGAAGAAGACTTAAAAAGTTTCATATCTATTCTTGGAAAAGAGAATGTCGAAACAGATGATTTTAGCAGGGTCAAGTTTTCGAGCGGGAAGACAGTGGAGGAGGCTCTTGAGCTTAGGGATGGATGTCCTGTTGATGTTTCTGATGCTGTTCTTCATCCAAGAACCAAGGAAGATGTTCAGAAGGTAATAACCTATTGCAGTGAGCATAAAATACCAGTTTACGTTTTTGGTGGCGGCAGTTCCGTGAATTTGGGGCTGAGGCCTTCAAGGGGAGGAATTACCCTTGTAATGAGCACCCATATGAAAAGGCTGATTGAGCTGAATGAGGAAAATCAGACAGCCACGGTTGAAGCCGGGATGATGGGGCCTGATTTTGAAAAGCTTCTGAATAAAGCTCCTGAAAAGCTCTCTGCCAGAAGACGATATACCTGTGGCCACTTTCCTCAGTCATTTGAGTATTCATCAGTTGGAGGATGGGTAGCCGCGCTTGGCTCGGGCCAGTCTTCAACATATTATGGAGACGCCTGCGACCTTGTAATATCCCAGGAATATGTCACTCCGGCAGGAACTTTTAAAACCGTTGATTATCCTGCCACAGCAACCGGGCCAAATATAAACTGGATAATGATGGGAAGTGAAGGGTGCTTCGGTGTCTTGACCAGCGTGACCATGAAAATTTTCAGACACATGCCTGAAAACAGAAAAAGGTTCGGATATATTTTCCCAGACTGGGACAAGGCTGTTTCAGCCACGAGGGAAATTTCCCAGGGAGAATTCGGCCTTCCTTCTGTTTTAAGAATATCCGACGCTGAAGAAACAGACGTCGCACTCAAGCTTTACGGTGTCGAAGGAACGGTTCTTGATAAAATGATGGAACTGAAGGGTTTCGAAAAGGGACGGCGCTGTCTGTGCATCGGTCATACTGAAGGAGAAAAGGGGCTTTCGTCCCATGTAAAAAGAAAACTCTCAAAAATTGCCAGGGCCAATGGCGGCATGACTCTCACCGGCTACCCGACTTCAAAATGGGAGCATGGCCGCTTCAATGATCCTTATATGCGTGAGGATCTTAACGATTATGACATTATAATTGATACCTTGGAGACCTCGGTAAAATGGGATAATCTCCATCATGTGCATAAGAGTGTCCGGGAGTTTATAAAGAAAAGACCCGCAACAGTATGCATGACCCATTGTTCTCATTTTTATCCGCAAGGCACTAATCTGTATTTTATTTTTATCGGAAGATTTTCTTCCATGCAGGAATACAAGAACTTTCAGACCGGGATAATTGAAAGAATAAATGCCTCAGGCGGATCTTTGAGTCATCATCATGGAGTT
- a CDS encoding FGGY-family carbohydrate kinase: MRDILLSIDCGTQSLRALLFSRQGLLLDKVQIHYEAYSSPKPGWAEQKPEIFWDSLCEATNLLKKRCPEYFERIAGVGVTTQRDSMVNVDIDGNPLRPVITWLDQRKAMPVYEPNSFLNFVFKCVGVNNALRKLQADAKCNWIMQNEPEIWEKTACYMQVSGFLNRRLTGKFKDSTASQIGHAPFNYRKAAWASESSLNFKLFPIERSKLPEVVLPGELIGEITNEASLVTGIPAGIPVVACGSDKGCETIGVGVLDTTMASLSFGTTATVQTTTDKYFESIRFMPPYPAPIPGKYNPEVEIFRGYWMITWFKNEFGHKEMEKAEELGVAPEIILNDLLHESPPGAMGLMLQPYWGPGLEHPVAKGSMIGFGDVHKKPHVYRAVIEGLGYGLLDGLHKIEKASGRKVTYLAVSGGASQSDEICQTTADIFNLKLARGRTTEASGLGAAMITAVGLGFYKSFEDAITSMSVRDRVFVPDPARAKIYDKLYRRVYKNIFKALKPLYEEIREITGYPEKIR, from the coding sequence TTGAGGGATATTTTACTTTCAATAGATTGTGGCACCCAGAGTCTGAGAGCTCTTCTTTTTTCCAGGCAGGGACTATTGCTCGATAAGGTGCAGATTCATTATGAAGCATACAGCAGCCCAAAACCTGGATGGGCTGAGCAGAAACCCGAAATATTCTGGGACAGTCTTTGCGAAGCAACTAATCTGCTTAAAAAAAGGTGTCCTGAATATTTTGAAAGGATTGCCGGTGTTGGCGTTACAACCCAGAGAGACAGCATGGTCAATGTAGATATAGACGGCAATCCTTTGAGACCTGTAATTACATGGCTGGACCAGCGCAAGGCCATGCCTGTATATGAACCCAATTCATTTTTGAATTTTGTTTTCAAATGCGTGGGAGTAAACAATGCTTTAAGAAAGCTCCAGGCAGATGCGAAATGCAACTGGATCATGCAGAACGAGCCTGAAATATGGGAAAAAACAGCTTGTTATATGCAGGTTTCAGGATTTCTTAACAGAAGACTTACTGGCAAGTTCAAAGATTCCACAGCTTCACAGATAGGCCATGCTCCTTTCAACTACAGAAAGGCGGCCTGGGCCTCGGAAAGCTCTCTTAATTTCAAGCTGTTCCCAATAGAAAGGTCAAAGCTTCCGGAGGTGGTTCTTCCTGGTGAGCTGATTGGTGAAATTACAAACGAGGCGTCTCTGGTAACGGGTATTCCTGCAGGAATTCCGGTTGTCGCATGCGGATCTGATAAAGGTTGTGAGACAATAGGAGTAGGTGTTCTTGATACAACCATGGCCAGCCTGAGTTTCGGAACTACAGCCACTGTTCAGACCACAACCGATAAATATTTTGAATCCATAAGATTCATGCCTCCTTATCCAGCGCCGATTCCAGGCAAATACAATCCAGAGGTGGAAATCTTCAGGGGTTACTGGATGATAACCTGGTTCAAAAACGAGTTCGGCCACAAGGAAATGGAAAAAGCAGAAGAACTTGGAGTTGCGCCTGAGATCATTTTGAATGATCTGCTTCATGAATCGCCTCCCGGAGCAATGGGTCTGATGCTTCAGCCTTATTGGGGGCCGGGTCTCGAGCATCCTGTTGCTAAAGGCTCCATGATCGGATTTGGAGATGTTCATAAAAAGCCTCATGTCTACAGGGCAGTCATAGAAGGACTGGGTTACGGTCTGCTCGATGGCCTGCACAAGATCGAGAAGGCGTCCGGAAGAAAAGTAACTTATCTGGCTGTATCTGGCGGGGCTTCCCAGAGTGACGAGATCTGTCAGACAACCGCAGATATCTTTAATCTCAAGCTTGCCAGGGGCAGAACCACAGAAGCTTCCGGTCTTGGAGCCGCCATGATTACGGCTGTCGGGCTTGGTTTCTATAAATCCTTTGAAGACGCAATTACTTCCATGTCTGTAAGGGACAGAGTCTTTGTTCCTGATCCGGCAAGGGCAAAAATATATGATAAACTGTACAGAAGAGTTTATAAGAATATATTCAAGGCACTAAAGCCTCTTTATGAAGAAATCAGAGAAATAACAGGTTACCCTGAAAAAATAAGATAG
- a CDS encoding DUF1573 domain-containing protein: MHNRKTVVSVLLIAVFVMALCAVGQTAETKSAETKKPKIVVDNEVFVFPNTVEGTQVTHDYKVTNKGDEILKIENVKPGCGCTAANFTKEIPPGGEGKISIKFDTTGYGGKAPEKPVTVMSNDPDRPSIELKIKGVVESFADVSKDKVTFKGKPGDNLSEVITITPKEKFPFKIVEVTSAYGQHMTTKLETETKDNKPVYKLTIINIKKDPGRYYDRISIKTDSEAQKFIAIGVYGVIEDPAEAPKASGTPAQ, encoded by the coding sequence ATGCACAACAGAAAAACTGTGGTTTCTGTACTTCTTATTGCTGTTTTTGTAATGGCTCTCTGTGCCGTAGGCCAGACTGCAGAAACAAAATCAGCTGAGACAAAAAAACCTAAAATTGTCGTGGACAATGAAGTATTTGTCTTCCCCAACACAGTTGAAGGTACACAGGTCACCCACGATTATAAAGTAACAAACAAGGGCGATGAGATCCTTAAAATTGAGAACGTAAAACCTGGCTGCGGATGTACTGCGGCTAATTTCACGAAAGAGATCCCACCAGGCGGAGAAGGCAAGATAAGCATAAAATTTGACACCACGGGATACGGCGGCAAAGCTCCTGAAAAGCCAGTGACAGTAATGTCAAATGACCCTGATAGACCATCGATAGAACTAAAGATAAAGGGAGTAGTCGAAAGCTTTGCCGATGTTTCAAAAGACAAGGTAACATTCAAGGGCAAACCCGGAGATAACCTTTCAGAGGTTATAACCATTACGCCAAAGGAAAAATTCCCTTTCAAGATCGTTGAAGTCACCTCAGCTTACGGCCAGCACATGACCACAAAGCTTGAAACAGAAACCAAAGACAATAAGCCTGTTTACAAGCTCACCATAATAAACATCAAAAAAGATCCGGGCAGATATTATGACAGAATCAGCATTAAGACCGATTCAGAGGCCCAAAAATTCATAGCAATAGGAGTCTACGGAGTAATAGAAGATCCGGCTGAAGCCCCAAAAGCTTCTGGGACACCGGCTCAATGA
- a CDS encoding HAD family hydrolase, producing MKKIRAVIFDCDGVMFDTREVNRIYYNRILKHFGIPDMTEEQLEKAHMDTAKNAIKDLLNGQHDLEEVYKYAATLSYNDLVPHMIMEPDLKDLLKGLKKSGFITAIATNRTSTMPLVISHHGLEGLFDLVVTTKDVENPKPAPDQLFKILEHFNLGSDEAIYIGDSKFDQLASDSAGVIFFSFRNSGLKSVKNLRSLSEIPEIVGLN from the coding sequence ATGAAAAAAATACGGGCTGTAATTTTTGACTGTGATGGTGTCATGTTTGACACCCGTGAGGTCAACAGAATATATTACAACAGGATTCTAAAGCATTTCGGAATCCCGGACATGACCGAAGAACAGCTCGAAAAAGCCCATATGGACACTGCAAAAAATGCAATAAAAGACCTCCTCAACGGGCAGCACGATCTTGAGGAGGTCTATAAATATGCGGCAACGTTGTCTTATAATGATCTGGTTCCACATATGATCATGGAGCCTGACCTTAAAGATCTGCTTAAAGGGCTTAAAAAATCAGGATTTATCACAGCAATTGCCACAAACAGAACATCCACGATGCCTCTTGTTATAAGCCATCACGGGCTTGAAGGCCTGTTTGATCTTGTCGTGACAACAAAGGATGTTGAAAATCCAAAACCTGCGCCAGACCAGCTTTTCAAAATACTTGAACATTTCAACCTCGGGTCTGACGAAGCAATATATATAGGCGATTCAAAATTTGATCAGCTCGCTTCTGATTCGGCAGGAGTCATTTTTTTCTCTTTCAGAAACAGTGGCCTGAAGTCCGTCAAAAATCTCCGGAGTCTTTCGGAAATCCCTGAAATAGTCGGCTTGAATTAA
- the ychF gene encoding redox-regulated ATPase YchF, with the protein MKVGIIGLPQTGKKAMFTALTGSEIPEHVQITKPMPGSADILDPRFDALVAMYEPKKEAHAKIDFSLLPKLEKETIAKGTIFQDIADMDAICHIVRAFENESVFHIDGDVNPLRDIESINSELILHDLVFIEKRLERVEANMKKIKDENNKKEHALLTRMRAHLEAEKPLRHMEISDEEWTFIRSYPFITLKEMVIVLNVGENEVKTEPSQAIKDFCEREKIALVSICAGIESQIALLDDPEEKQVFMDDLGIEEPALGVLTRSCLNALGKISFFTVGKDEVRQWIMRKGASAPNAAGTIHSDLERGFIRAETIKYAELMAAGSEAELKKLGKIYVNGKDYIVEDGDILNIRFKV; encoded by the coding sequence ATGAAAGTCGGAATAATCGGTCTGCCGCAAACAGGAAAAAAAGCCATGTTTACCGCGCTAACAGGTTCTGAAATACCTGAGCATGTTCAGATCACAAAACCAATGCCTGGCTCGGCTGATATTCTTGATCCAAGATTCGACGCACTTGTAGCAATGTATGAGCCCAAAAAGGAAGCACACGCAAAAATAGATTTTTCCCTTCTTCCAAAACTTGAAAAAGAAACAATAGCCAAGGGTACCATTTTTCAGGACATAGCCGACATGGATGCTATCTGCCACATAGTCAGGGCATTTGAAAATGAATCGGTTTTTCATATAGACGGAGACGTGAACCCGCTCAGGGACATTGAATCGATAAATTCAGAACTCATCCTCCATGATCTTGTTTTCATTGAAAAGCGCCTCGAAAGAGTCGAGGCGAACATGAAGAAAATCAAAGATGAAAACAACAAAAAAGAACATGCCCTTCTCACAAGAATGAGAGCCCATCTTGAAGCCGAAAAACCACTCAGGCACATGGAAATTTCAGACGAAGAATGGACATTCATCAGAAGCTATCCATTCATAACCCTGAAGGAAATGGTAATTGTTCTGAATGTAGGAGAAAATGAAGTTAAGACAGAGCCATCCCAGGCCATAAAAGATTTCTGTGAAAGGGAAAAAATCGCTCTTGTAAGCATCTGCGCAGGAATAGAATCCCAGATCGCATTGCTTGATGATCCTGAGGAAAAGCAGGTTTTCATGGATGATCTTGGAATTGAAGAACCTGCGCTTGGAGTTCTTACAAGAAGCTGCCTTAACGCCCTTGGCAAAATATCATTTTTTACCGTAGGAAAAGATGAAGTCCGTCAGTGGATTATGAGAAAAGGAGCTTCTGCGCCGAATGCGGCAGGCACCATCCACTCAGACCTTGAAAGAGGGTTCATTCGTGCAGAGACCATAAAATATGCTGAACTGATGGCTGCAGGCAGCGAAGCAGAACTTAAAAAGCTGGGCAAAATATATGTGAACGGCAAGGATTATATTGTCGAGGACGGAGATATCCTGAATATAAGATTCAAAGTCTGA
- a CDS encoding DHA2 family efflux MFS transporter permease subunit, translating into MNSISPNKWMITITVMLATMMNAIDTSIVNVALPYMRGNLGASVEEITWVSTGFILSNVIIMPIIALLSARFGRRNFYFFSVSLFTLTSLLCGLAGSLHSLVFFRVLQGIGGGAITPLSQAILRENFKPEEQGTAMGIFGLGVILGPAFGPTLGGWLTDHYSWPWIFYINIPLGIINLIMVIRYLEDPPYLVREKGKIDWPGLGFMVIGLGALQLMLEKGQEKDWFSSRFIIWLAIISISGLLLFVRRELTTEKPAVDLRLLKNFSFASGTVIGGALGMGLYASLFLLPMFLQQLLGYPAYDSGLIIMPRALAMAFAMPLGGRLYNKIGPKPLIITGLLISAVAFGQMAFLTTDTTFGVLLLPQIFQGFGLGLAFVAVSTVTLSTVLREQMTAATGLYNVVRQVCGSIGIALSATFLTRGYMTSRTHLMENISAYSTESTKWIAGIRQLMISKGTDVVTANQQAIKVLGRFVDKHSYMLSFNRVYFLVSLLFVITIPLVFLLRTAGKSAVEDVPLE; encoded by the coding sequence ATGAATAGTATTTCTCCGAACAAGTGGATGATAACCATCACAGTAATGCTTGCGACAATGATGAATGCCATTGATACAAGCATTGTCAATGTTGCCCTGCCATATATGAGGGGGAATCTTGGAGCATCAGTTGAAGAAATTACATGGGTTTCCACTGGGTTTATCCTTTCCAATGTTATAATTATGCCGATCATCGCTTTGCTCAGTGCCAGATTCGGACGCAGAAATTTCTATTTTTTTTCGGTTTCCCTTTTTACATTAACTTCACTGCTTTGCGGACTGGCAGGAAGTCTTCATTCCCTCGTTTTTTTCAGAGTTTTGCAGGGAATAGGCGGAGGTGCGATCACTCCGCTTTCCCAGGCAATTCTCAGGGAAAACTTCAAACCAGAAGAGCAGGGGACAGCGATGGGGATTTTTGGCCTTGGGGTGATTTTGGGCCCTGCATTTGGCCCAACGCTTGGCGGATGGCTCACTGACCATTATTCATGGCCCTGGATTTTTTACATCAATATTCCGCTTGGAATTATTAATCTTATCATGGTTATCCGTTACCTTGAAGATCCGCCTTATCTTGTCAGGGAAAAAGGGAAAATTGACTGGCCAGGTCTTGGATTTATGGTAATAGGGCTTGGAGCGCTTCAGCTCATGCTTGAAAAAGGGCAGGAAAAGGACTGGTTCAGCTCAAGATTCATAATCTGGCTTGCGATAATATCCATTTCAGGACTTTTGCTTTTTGTCAGGAGAGAACTTACCACGGAAAAACCGGCTGTTGATCTGAGACTTCTTAAAAATTTTTCCTTTGCTTCAGGAACTGTTATCGGTGGAGCTCTTGGCATGGGACTATACGCCAGTCTCTTTCTTCTGCCAATGTTTCTTCAACAGCTGCTTGGGTATCCAGCTTATGATTCCGGCCTGATAATAATGCCGAGAGCCCTTGCCATGGCTTTTGCCATGCCGCTTGGCGGGAGGCTTTATAACAAGATTGGCCCCAAACCCCTTATAATAACAGGTCTTTTAATAAGTGCTGTCGCTTTTGGGCAAATGGCTTTTCTGACTACTGACACAACATTCGGGGTACTTTTGTTGCCGCAAATCTTTCAGGGATTTGGGCTTGGACTTGCTTTTGTTGCCGTCAGTACTGTAACCCTTTCGACTGTTTTAAGAGAGCAGATGACAGCTGCAACAGGCCTTTACAATGTTGTGCGTCAGGTCTGCGGAAGTATTGGAATAGCCCTTTCAGCTACTTTTCTGACAAGGGGGTATATGACCAGCAGGACACATTTGATGGAAAACATTTCAGCTTACAGTACAGAGTCCACAAAATGGATTGCTGGTATCAGGCAATTGATGATTTCAAAAGGCACGGACGTTGTCACTGCAAATCAGCAGGCCATAAAAGTATTGGGCAGATTTGTGGATAAGCACTCATATATGCTTTCTTTCAACAGAGTCTATTTCCTGGTTTCACTTCTTTTTGTCATAACCATCCCTCTTGTATTTCTGCTCAGAACAGCAGGGAAAAGCGCTGTCGAGGATGTGCCTCTTGAGTAA
- a CDS encoding HlyD family secretion protein produces the protein MLDKNGLDKNGKAGVIFLVLIIVGCSGGIWWWTYSRNRVSTDDAFVDSHSFTVSPRVPGRVLDVFVNDNRQVKKGELLLALDPSDYEVQVKEAEASLLMAKNETSGEYAQIEVAKAGVDQAKVAFEQARLDLKRGQSLYEKEVIPKEQLDRLSTACKVAEAKVDEIQGRLNREEANLGLAKNGSKEAKIAQREAKLAQAKLNLSHTKIYATSDGYITKKTVEPGNFVQPGQALMSIVDLGNIWITANFKESQLTDVKPGQNVEFEVDTFPGKRFKGKVDSLMAGTGSAFALLPPENASGNFVKVVQRIPVKIVIDSAAQTEHILRVGMSVVPTILTR, from the coding sequence ATGCTGGATAAAAACGGGCTGGATAAAAACGGAAAAGCAGGCGTCATTTTTTTAGTATTGATAATAGTTGGATGTTCAGGCGGGATCTGGTGGTGGACATACAGCCGAAACCGTGTAAGCACGGACGATGCTTTTGTCGACAGTCATTCATTTACCGTTTCCCCGCGTGTTCCTGGAAGGGTTTTGGATGTTTTTGTGAATGACAACAGACAAGTAAAAAAAGGTGAGTTGCTTCTGGCCCTCGATCCTTCTGATTATGAGGTTCAGGTCAAGGAAGCTGAGGCAAGTCTGCTCATGGCCAAAAACGAGACATCTGGTGAATACGCCCAGATTGAAGTCGCAAAGGCAGGCGTTGATCAGGCAAAAGTTGCATTTGAACAGGCCAGGCTTGATTTAAAACGTGGGCAGTCATTGTATGAAAAGGAAGTTATCCCAAAGGAACAGCTTGACAGGCTTTCTACAGCTTGCAAAGTGGCAGAGGCTAAGGTTGATGAAATCCAGGGACGCCTGAACAGGGAAGAGGCCAATCTGGGACTTGCAAAAAACGGAAGCAAAGAAGCCAAAATTGCCCAGAGAGAGGCAAAGCTCGCCCAGGCCAAGCTTAATCTTTCACACACAAAGATTTATGCCACATCAGATGGATACATAACAAAAAAGACTGTTGAGCCAGGTAATTTTGTTCAGCCAGGGCAGGCTCTCATGAGCATTGTTGATCTTGGCAATATCTGGATTACCGCAAACTTCAAGGAAAGCCAGCTTACAGATGTCAAGCCTGGACAAAATGTCGAATTTGAAGTCGATACTTTTCCTGGGAAGAGATTCAAAGGTAAGGTTGATAGCCTGATGGCAGGCACGGGATCTGCGTTTGCCCTCCTTCCTCCTGAAAACGCGTCAGGGAATTTTGTAAAGGTTGTTCAGAGAATCCCGGTTAAAATAGTCATAGATTCAGCGGCCCAGACCGAGCATATCCTAAGGGTCGGTATGAGCGTTGTTCCTACAATACTTACGAGATAG
- a CDS encoding TolC family protein, with protein sequence MKKILTLAILHLMIFPFSANAEKLNLSSCLKAASENNPSLKVVAYNESIADDEIGIAGSTYLPRVDMQSAYTVQNEAQSIKVGPMGLDMQEPRYASGSVSMTQVLYDFGRTDSRKKRAEALKDAAAFGYKSKEQDLFIKVVESYYGILESEKVLKAADQEIIQMEQHLKIAKTLYEQGVATKNDVLQADVQLANSRQRRLSVVNRHENRWLQMNFLTGSDSGRRGELEEDPMRPGKTVSDPADADFSKHSEIMAMKSMIEADRRSVEESRAHYKPEVFGRLQADYLQNKEVEEQGILSASVGMKVNLFDGYATTSRTSQALKNLLKHEEALRELQKRLRLEYQTAVNDSKVADKRIDAISRAIAQGEENLRINVNKYKEQAGTATNVLDAQTLLTNTRTEYYRALFDKEIALARIKKATGNL encoded by the coding sequence ATGAAAAAAATACTGACCCTGGCGATTTTACATCTGATGATTTTTCCCTTTTCCGCAAATGCAGAAAAACTCAATCTTTCCTCATGTCTTAAAGCCGCATCTGAAAACAATCCATCCCTGAAAGTTGTTGCCTATAACGAAAGTATTGCGGATGACGAAATCGGGATTGCAGGCAGCACATACCTTCCCAGGGTAGATATGCAGAGTGCTTACACTGTCCAGAACGAAGCCCAGTCAATTAAGGTCGGCCCAATGGGACTCGATATGCAGGAGCCAAGATATGCTTCTGGAAGCGTATCCATGACCCAGGTACTTTATGATTTCGGAAGAACTGATTCGAGAAAAAAACGCGCCGAAGCTTTAAAGGATGCCGCTGCCTTCGGTTATAAATCAAAGGAACAGGATCTGTTTATAAAGGTAGTTGAGTCTTACTACGGCATACTTGAGTCCGAAAAAGTTCTTAAAGCAGCTGATCAGGAAATTATTCAGATGGAGCAGCATTTGAAGATAGCAAAAACCCTTTATGAACAGGGAGTAGCTACAAAAAATGATGTGCTCCAGGCAGATGTTCAGCTTGCCAATAGCAGACAAAGAAGGCTTTCTGTCGTAAATAGACATGAAAACAGATGGTTGCAGATGAATTTTCTTACAGGGAGTGATTCTGGTCGTAGGGGCGAGCTGGAAGAGGATCCGATGCGTCCTGGTAAAACTGTATCTGATCCTGCTGACGCTGATTTCTCAAAGCATTCCGAAATCATGGCCATGAAAAGTATGATTGAGGCTGACAGACGATCAGTAGAGGAGAGCAGAGCCCATTACAAACCTGAAGTATTTGGCCGTCTTCAGGCTGATTATTTGCAGAACAAGGAAGTGGAGGAGCAGGGGATTCTTTCAGCTTCTGTGGGAATGAAAGTTAATCTTTTTGATGGTTACGCAACAACCTCAAGAACCAGCCAGGCTTTAAAGAATCTGCTCAAACATGAGGAAGCCCTGAGGGAGCTTCAAAAACGTCTGAGACTTGAATATCAGACAGCCGTCAATGATTCAAAGGTTGCGGATAAAAGAATTGATGCAATATCGAGGGCAATTGCGCAGGGAGAGGAGAATCTTCGAATTAACGTAAATAAATATAAGGAACAGGCAGGCACAGCCACAAATGTGCTCGATGCCCAGACCCTTTTAACCAATACGAGAACTGAATATTACAGGGCCTTATTTGATAAGGAAATTGCTTTGGCAAGGATCAAAAAAGCCACTGGGAATCTGTAA
- a CDS encoding MarR family winged helix-turn-helix transcriptional regulator has translation MTIYSYAMNNENDKKFDLDRSPGFVICMTALRFKGQMSRRLKSFDVTPEQWGVIAMLWDEDGITQKELSSRLYKDQPNTTRILDKLESKGLIKRVDNAEDRRAFLIYLTEEGRKMRDCLYPFVLNLRDDTWKGFSEEEMSLFMGMLDRIWANLE, from the coding sequence ATGACAATTTATTCATATGCAATGAATAATGAAAATGACAAAAAGTTTGATCTGGATAGATCCCCCGGTTTTGTAATCTGCATGACCGCACTCCGTTTTAAAGGGCAGATGAGCAGGCGCCTTAAGTCCTTTGATGTCACCCCTGAGCAGTGGGGTGTCATTGCAATGCTTTGGGATGAGGATGGAATCACCCAGAAAGAGCTGTCATCAAGGCTTTACAAAGACCAGCCAAATACCACTAGAATTCTTGACAAGCTTGAAAGCAAAGGCCTTATCAAAAGGGTAGATAATGCCGAGGACAGGCGGGCTTTTTTGATATATCTCACAGAAGAAGGCAGGAAAATGCGCGACTGTCTTTATCCCTTTGTCCTTAATCTAAGGGATGACACGTGGAAGGGTTTCAGCGAGGAAGAAATGTCCCTTTTTATGGGAATGCTCGATAGAATCTGGGCTAATCTGGAATAG
- a CDS encoding CoA-binding protein produces MKKGEIITSPDRIKKIIEDAKTVAIVGISPKQDRDSFIVARFLQNHGFRIIPVRPENIEILGERTIPNAAEITEQVDVLDIFRSSDQVMEHVEEAIKLKPRVFWMQLGVENMAAAEKLVAAGIDVIMNKCIKIEYAKYFG; encoded by the coding sequence ATGAAAAAGGGTGAAATAATTACAAGTCCGGACAGGATCAAAAAAATAATTGAGGATGCCAAAACAGTTGCGATTGTCGGCATAAGTCCAAAGCAGGACAGGGATTCTTTCATAGTCGCAAGGTTTCTTCAGAATCACGGATTCAGGATCATTCCTGTCAGGCCTGAGAATATCGAGATTCTTGGAGAAAGGACAATTCCGAATGCGGCTGAAATTACAGAACAGGTTGATGTTCTTGATATTTTCAGAAGTTCTGATCAGGTGATGGAGCATGTTGAAGAGGCCATCAAGCTTAAGCCCAGGGTTTTCTGGATGCAGCTCGGAGTCGAAAACATGGCTGCAGCAGAGAAGCTTGTAGCGGCTGGCATTGACGTAATAATGAACAAATGTATCAAGATTGAATATGCAAAATACTTCGGATAA